Proteins encoded in a region of the Leptotrichia sp. oral taxon 215 str. W9775 genome:
- a CDS encoding ABC transporter substrate-binding protein gives MKNIKIGKLAKYSLFILVLLFAVFSCGKKENEKANANTETKVNDKSGKKYDRIVVLDPAVIEMVYLLGGEDKLVGIARLENSKIWPEEKTEKLESVGTFINPSLEKIIALKPDLVITAFHSSDAIDKNLNSNNIEVIKVQANSIEDIFKNFQKIAKILGKEEEAEKIIAEKRQKIEEIKKMVKDEQKGLFILAPTPMRVFGKGTLPNDIMEMLKIKNIAAGMEGMSPTLTPEYIIKENPDIILTFVKNPQEIVKANPQIKDINAIKNSKFVVLETGQILRGSPRMIDYIADVYQKTK, from the coding sequence ATGAAAAATATTAAAATAGGAAAATTGGCAAAATATAGTTTATTTATTTTAGTCTTACTATTTGCAGTTTTTTCATGCGGTAAAAAGGAAAATGAAAAAGCCAATGCAAATACTGAAACCAAAGTAAATGATAAAAGTGGGAAAAAATATGACAGAATAGTTGTTCTTGATCCGGCAGTTATTGAAATGGTATATCTTCTTGGAGGTGAAGATAAACTTGTAGGAATTGCCAGACTGGAAAATTCTAAAATCTGGCCTGAAGAAAAAACAGAAAAACTTGAAAGTGTCGGAACATTTATAAATCCGTCGCTGGAAAAAATAATAGCATTGAAACCGGATTTAGTAATTACAGCTTTTCATTCATCAGATGCCATTGATAAAAATTTAAATTCTAATAATATTGAAGTTATAAAAGTACAGGCAAACTCAATAGAGGATATATTTAAGAATTTTCAGAAAATAGCAAAAATTCTTGGAAAAGAAGAAGAGGCGGAAAAAATAATTGCTGAAAAAAGACAGAAAATAGAAGAAATTAAAAAAATGGTCAAAGATGAGCAAAAAGGTTTATTTATACTGGCACCTACACCAATGAGAGTTTTTGGTAAAGGAACATTGCCTAATGATATTATGGAAATGCTGAAAATTAAAAATATTGCGGCGGGAATGGAAGGAATGAGTCCTACTTTGACACCGGAATACATAATAAAAGAAAATCCTGATATAATTCTGACATTTGTAAAGAATCCTCAGGAAATAGTGAAGGCAAATCCTCAGATAAAGGACATCAATGCAATAAAAAATAGTAAATTCGTTGTTTTGGAAACAGGTCAGATATTAAGGGGATCGCCTAGAATGATAGATTATATAGCTGACGTTTATCAAAAGACGAAATAA
- a CDS encoding TonB family protein — MKFYIISIILNIIALFIPVVYYTSGGGGKGKEQDETVTVNLNENIFNDTSQGAGQKSDGAGISAKGNDNTGIQQTSPVSQPQEKINTVNSQNNQKVDTVSPVSQNKTEQPKASKSDNKPPVSQGSSLSAVQPSGNTGKAVQSSGNTSGNAKSSALASGSTAGAGHSGEGSGHHTNAGSGNGHGSSETGKTSGGSGGGSGGGRGTGTGSGEGKNTDVCNEGKDFTVSYNPNLKYPVAAQRLGNKGVVVVMVKLRFNSSGSVSVISASGGSGVFQQDAKSAASRIKVNIKNPDTLKCTISKPFKFELK, encoded by the coding sequence ATGAAATTTTATATAATTTCAATAATTTTAAATATAATAGCTCTTTTTATTCCGGTAGTTTACTATACTTCCGGTGGCGGAGGAAAAGGGAAGGAACAGGATGAAACAGTAACTGTAAATTTAAATGAAAATATATTTAATGATACTTCCCAAGGAGCAGGGCAGAAAAGCGACGGAGCGGGAATTTCTGCTAAAGGTAATGATAATACAGGAATTCAACAGACAAGTCCAGTTTCTCAGCCACAGGAAAAAATAAATACAGTTAACAGCCAAAATAATCAAAAGGTTGATACTGTATCACCAGTTTCGCAAAATAAGACAGAACAGCCAAAAGCTTCAAAGTCTGATAATAAACCACCAGTTTCACAAGGTTCCTCTCTATCAGCGGTTCAGCCTTCAGGAAATACTGGGAAAGCTGTACAAAGTAGCGGAAATACATCAGGAAATGCAAAAAGTTCAGCTTTGGCAAGTGGAAGTACGGCAGGTGCAGGTCATTCAGGAGAAGGAAGCGGACACCATACAAATGCCGGTAGTGGAAATGGTCACGGAAGCTCAGAAACTGGAAAAACTTCAGGTGGCTCTGGAGGAGGTTCAGGTGGAGGCCGAGGAACAGGGACAGGTAGTGGGGAAGGTAAAAATACAGATGTATGTAATGAAGGAAAAGATTTTACAGTATCATATAATCCAAACCTGAAATATCCTGTTGCTGCACAAAGACTTGGGAATAAAGGGGTTGTTGTAGTTATGGTAAAACTACGTTTCAATAGCAGCGGTTCAGTCAGTGTAATTTCAGCTTCAGGAGGAAGTGGAGTATTTCAACAGGATGCAAAAAGTGCGGCAAGCAGAATAAAAGTAAATATAAAAAATCCTGACACATTAAAATGTACAATATCAAAGCCGTTTAAATTTGAATTGAAATAA
- a CDS encoding DUF2470 domain-containing protein → MMKEILEHMNHEHKDVLPLYVRHFNNRGEEVKEAELLDVNEEEMTLKVNGSEEVKVKLTKKTKLEELHMELVKMAKMAREALGIPREVPCKHAEEK, encoded by the coding sequence ATGATGAAAGAAATTTTAGAACATATGAACCATGAACATAAGGATGTACTTCCGCTATATGTACGTCACTTCAATAACAGGGGGGAAGAAGTTAAGGAAGCGGAGCTGCTGGATGTAAATGAAGAGGAAATGACTTTAAAAGTGAATGGAAGTGAAGAAGTAAAAGTAAAACTTACTAAAAAAACAAAGCTTGAAGAGTTACATATGGAACTTGTAAAAATGGCTAAAATGGCAAGAGAAGCATTGGGAATACCGAGAGAAGTTCCCTGTAAACATGCAGAAGAAAAATAG